A window of Maioricimonas rarisocia genomic DNA:
ATGACCTGTTGATAATACGCCATTCGCCGTCTGGCGTCATCGAGGGAGCCCCCGAACGACCGTTCTTCCTCCAGATAGACCAGCGGAATCGGAAATTCCACGATCTGCATCTGGTGCCGCACTGCCTGAATCCACAACTGCAGTGGCATCGCGTAGCCCAGTTCGGTGATCTCGAACTTTCGCAGTGCCTCGACGTGGTACGCCTTGAAGCCACAAAATGAGTCGGTCAGTTCCAGACCGAAACAGTTGTTCAGCTGTTGCGTAATCTCGAAGTTGATCGCCTTGCGGTCAGCGGGCGGCAGGCTGTCGTTGTCGAACGTCTTCAGATAGCGGCTGCCGGAGACGATGTCGATGTGCTCGCCCGAAGCGGGAAACAGGGCGTCCGCGAGTTCGGGAATCAGTCGCGGTTCGTGCTGCCCGTCACAGTCGATCGTCACCAGTGCGTCGTATCCGTGCTCGATGGCGTAGTCGAAGGCCGTCCGCAAGGCTGCACCGTAACCGGCATTCTGCTCGTGCCGGACAACCGCGATTCCTTCGGTTTCCTGCAGCAGGCAGGGCGTCCGGTCGGACGAACCGTCATCGACGACCAGCACATCTCCGCAGAACTGCCGGACGGTTCCCAGCACTTCGACGACGTGTTGTTCTTCGTTGAAAACGGGCAGCGCAGTCAGGTAGCGGGCAGACATGCGGTAATCCTTTCCGGGAGTCGAGCCGGGTCGCGATTGCAGAAAATCGAACGCGGCCCGTGCGTTCGGGCGACTCCGAAAATTCTAGCGCCCCTGCAAACTCCGTCAAACCGACCGGCTCGGGGATTCTGGGGACCGTCACGGTTGAGGCCCCGAATCGACGTTCTACAATGCGCCCTGACGGCTGATGACAGGAACACTGCCTGAAACTCTCGTGCCACCATCGGATAAGGAGTCGACCATGGCCTACTCGCTGCCTGAGCTTCCATACGCGTACGATGCCCTCGAACCGCACATCGACGCGCGGACGATGGAGATTCACCATACCAAACACCATCAGGCGTACATCAACAAGGTGAACGCTGCCATCGAAGGCAAGCCCGAGCTCGAATCGAAGTCGATCGAAGAGCTCGTCTCCGATCTTTCGGCTGTTCCCGAAGACATTCGCACTGCCGTTCGCAACAACGGCGGCGGACACGCCAATCACTCGCTGTTCTGGACCATTATGACCCCCGGCGCCGGCGGAAGCCCGAGCGGTGATCTCGGCGACGCCATCAACAGCACCTTCGGCAGCTTCGACAACTTCAAGGAAGA
This region includes:
- a CDS encoding glycosyltransferase family 2 protein; protein product: MSARYLTALPVFNEEQHVVEVLGTVRQFCGDVLVVDDGSSDRTPCLLQETEGIAVVRHEQNAGYGAALRTAFDYAIEHGYDALVTIDCDGQHEPRLIPELADALFPASGEHIDIVSGSRYLKTFDNDSLPPADRKAINFEITQQLNNCFGLELTDSFCGFKAYHVEALRKFEITELGYAMPLQLWIQAVRHQMQIVEFPIPLVYLEEERSFGGSLDDARRRMAYYQQVIKKEMDLQEVPCGADGRDQAD
- a CDS encoding superoxide dismutase, whose protein sequence is MAYSLPELPYAYDALEPHIDARTMEIHHTKHHQAYINKVNAAIEGKPELESKSIEELVSDLSAVPEDIRTAVRNNGGGHANHSLFWTIMTPGAGGSPSGDLGDAINSTFGSFDNFKEEFSNAAATRFGSGWAWLSIDSGKLLVESTPNQDSPLSEGHTPILGLDVWEHAYYLNYQNRRPDYISAFWNVVDWNAVGERFAAAK